The genomic stretch GCACCGTGGTGACAGGCGTGACCACACCCGCGAGCCAGCGCGGCAAGAGCGTCACCTTCAACACGGGCGAGCTGAATCTCAAGTATCGCCTCACGCCTTCGCTGCAACTCGGGGTGGCGTACGAATACACGCGCGCCAGTTCCTATCTGGGCCTGAGCGGCGCGAGCTATCAGCAATGGAACATCGGCGCGGACTATGCGCTGTCGAAGCGCACCGATCTCTATCTGATCGGCCTGCGCGAAACGGCCGGCGGTTTCGATTCCACCGGCCAGCGCGCCGTGGCCGCGCTCACCTTCGCGACGCCCTCGAAGAGCGACGCGCAAGCGGGCGCGCTCGTCGGCATCCGGCATCTTTTCTAACGCCTGAGCGCGAGTCGCGGCAACGCCAACACACAGCGACTCGCGCGCTTTTCGCTTCATTCTGGAGACGTCATGGCATCCGCCAAACTCAAGCTGTTCGATTCGCACGCCCACCTCGTCGCCGACGACCAGAGCCGTTATCCGCGCAATCCGATGAAGCGCTCGCCCAACGCGCCGCCGCGCCTGCCCGGCGTGATCGGCCTGCCCGGCGGCGCGCACGGCCCGAACCCGATCAACGAAGTGCCCGACGTCGCGCGCATGCTGCCGTGGATGAAGGAAGAAGGCGTGGAAGGCGCGGTGGCCGTGCAGAAGCGCATGATCTACCGCTACGACAACAGCTACATTCTCGATTCGTCGGATGCCTATCCCGAGATTTTCTCGGCCGTGGTGATTCTCGACGCCGAAGACGCCGCCACGCCCGAACTCGTGCGCTCTTACATCGAGAAGCATGGCTTGACCGGCGTGCGTCTTTTCGGTGGCCGCGACACCGACGGGGCGATGCCGTGGCTCAACTCGCCACGCGCGCTGCAAACGTGGGCCATCGCGAACGAATACGGCATCTGCATGGATCTCGAAGTGCTCGCCGTGGGCGGCGGCGGTCCTTCGGTGCCCGCGATCATCGAACTCGCACGCCAGCATCCGAACGTGCGCGTCGTGCTCGACCACATGCTCGAACCCGAAGCCGAAGACGAGAACTACGGTTTCGACGCGCGCTTCGTGCCGCTCGCGGCCGAGCCGAACATTTTCTTCAAGTTCACGTCGATCAACCTCGACATCTACCGCGAAACGCACACGCCGGCCGACAAGGCGTTGCGCGCGGCCGTCGACATGTTCGGCGCGGATCGCATCATGTGGGGCTCGGACATCGGCACCTCGTCGGGCACTTATCGGGACATGGTGCAGCGCATGCTCGACGCGGCCGCGCTGCTCACGCCCGAAGAACGCCACGCGGTGCTCTACGAAACCGGCAAGCGCGTATTCGTCAAGGGCGGCACGGTCGGCTAACGGCGCTTGCGGCACCGCCGCAACACCACTTCACCCTGCAGGAGATGTCGATGTTTCTCGATCCGGCCGCCACGCCCGGCTTCAAGCGCACGCTGTTCAACGCGATCGTCGCGCCGCGACCGATCGGCTGGATCAGCACGATCAACGGCCGGGGCCAGGTGAATCTCGCGCCGTTCTCGCACTTCAACCTCGTCTCGACCGCGCCGCCCGTGGTGATGTTCTCGTGCAACGCGCCCGCCGATCGTGCCGAAAAGGACACCATCGCGAACGTGCGCGAGACCGGCGAGTTCGTCAC from Paraburkholderia acidisoli encodes the following:
- a CDS encoding amidohydrolase family protein, with protein sequence MASAKLKLFDSHAHLVADDQSRYPRNPMKRSPNAPPRLPGVIGLPGGAHGPNPINEVPDVARMLPWMKEEGVEGAVAVQKRMIYRYDNSYILDSSDAYPEIFSAVVILDAEDAATPELVRSYIEKHGLTGVRLFGGRDTDGAMPWLNSPRALQTWAIANEYGICMDLEVLAVGGGGPSVPAIIELARQHPNVRVVLDHMLEPEAEDENYGFDARFVPLAAEPNIFFKFTSINLDIYRETHTPADKALRAAVDMFGADRIMWGSDIGTSSGTYRDMVQRMLDAAALLTPEERHAVLYETGKRVFVKGGTVG